A stretch of the Enterobacteriaceae endosymbiont of Donacia proxima genome encodes the following:
- the metK gene encoding methionine adenosyltransferase: MTEYLFTSESVSEGHPDKVADQISDAILDSIIKQDIKSRVACETYIKNNMVLIGGEITTKANINIEKITRKTIKEIGYTNSDTGFNANTCTILNILSKQSDDINRGITSNLDKYNQGAGDQGFVFGYATNETDVFMPAPIIYAHKLMYQQAQVRKKKILSWLEPDAKSQITFKYKKNKIIDIDSVVLSTQISKEISSKKLTEAVMEEIIKPVLPKKWINKKTKFFINPSGRFIIGGPFGDCGLTGRKIIVDTYGGMARHGGGAFSGKDPSKIDRSAAYAARYIAKNIVASNLASRCEIQIAYIIGIAKPISIMVNTFGTSKISDKNIMLFIKNNFDLRPFNLIRMLNLLAPIYKKTASYGHFGRNIFTWEKTNKINEFKHFFNIK, from the coding sequence ATGACAGAATATTTATTTACTTCAGAATCTGTATCAGAAGGTCATCCAGATAAAGTTGCAGATCAAATTTCTGATGCAATATTAGATAGTATAATAAAACAAGATATCAAATCACGTGTAGCATGTGAAACATATATTAAAAATAATATGGTATTAATTGGAGGGGAAATAACTACTAAAGCTAATATAAATATAGAAAAAATAACAAGAAAAACTATAAAAGAAATTGGATATACTAATTCTGATACAGGATTTAATGCAAATACATGTACAATATTAAATATATTAAGTAAACAATCAGATGATATTAATAGAGGAATCACATCTAATTTAGATAAATATAATCAAGGAGCAGGAGATCAAGGTTTCGTTTTTGGATATGCTACTAATGAAACTGATGTTTTTATGCCAGCACCTATTATTTATGCACATAAATTAATGTATCAACAAGCACAAGTTAGAAAAAAAAAAATTTTATCATGGTTAGAACCAGATGCTAAAAGTCAAATTACATTTAAATATAAAAAGAATAAAATTATAGATATCGATTCTGTTGTTTTGTCAACACAAATTTCTAAAGAAATATCTTCTAAAAAATTAACAGAAGCTGTTATGGAAGAAATTATTAAACCAGTATTACCAAAAAAATGGATTAATAAAAAAACTAAATTTTTTATCAATCCTTCTGGTCGTTTTATTATAGGTGGACCTTTTGGTGATTGTGGTTTAACCGGAAGAAAAATTATTGTGGATACTTATGGTGGCATGGCTAGACATGGTGGAGGGGCATTCTCAGGTAAAGATCCATCAAAAATAGATAGATCTGCTGCATATGCAGCACGATATATAGCAAAAAATATAGTTGCTTCAAATTTAGCCTCACGTTGTGAAATACAAATTGCATATATAATTGGTATAGCTAAACCGATTTCAATTATGGTAAATACTTTTGGTACTAGTAAAATTTCTGATAAAAATATTATGTTATTTATTAAAAATAATTTTGACCTACGACCTTTTAATTTAATTAGAATGCTAAATCTATTAGCACCTATATATAAAAAAACTGCATCTTATGGACATTTTGGTAGAAATATTTTTACATGGGAAAAAACAAATAAAATAAATGAATTTAAACATTTTTTTAATATTAAATAA
- the gyrA gene encoding DNA gyrase subunit A, with product MNSFAKEIKLINIEEELKNSYLDYAMSVIIGRALPDIRDGLKPVHRRILYAMYVLGNTYNKAYKKTARIVGDVIGKYHPHGDNAVYDTIVRLVQSFSLRYPLIKGQGNFGSIDGDSAAAMRYTEIKMAKIAQEIINDLEKNTVNYLSNYDGTEKIPEIMPTKIPNLLINGSSGIAVGMTTNIPPHNITEIINGCLAYINNNKISIKELMHYIPGPDFPTSGIIYGINGIKNAYSTGKGKIFLRGRTKIIKNKQKNYKTIIIYELPYQVNKAKLIKKIALLIKEKKIKGIKTLRDESDKDGIRILIKVKMDISTNVILNHLYTLTSLQTTFSINMISLYKGEPVLMSLKNIIRAFISHRREIVIRRTNYQINKTRNKAHILEGLIVALLNIQEIIEIIRSDKISENIKNKICTKSWKIPDISQLFLFQEQKLLNSYLTNSNLVKFNQNYHFSNDQVTAILNLKLNKLTKLEYKKLCIEYQNLIYKISKLVKIINNYKYLMQVIYNELIIIKKEFGDNRKTEIILDKNTPIINTKDLIKYEQVIITLSYQGYIKYQKIDEYHLQHRGGKGKLTTKLKENDFIYKILIAYTHDNILLFSNIGRLYWLKVYNIPKFSRFSQGKPIINLVPLKKNEKITSLLIVNEYRNNSNLIMATKQGIVKKTNLKHFSHPRTKGIIAIKLKKNDVLIGVSIIDIKDKIMLFTSQGKVVKFCETKVRPMGRNTTGVKGINILKQKNDFVVSLTIIKPLFKGNIFTITENGYGKCTNNKLFPTRSRYTKGILSMIINKRNGLLVGSLRVKKNNQVIIITNMGTLIRINISEICVIGRNTKGVIIIKTKFNEKIIGLQKI from the coding sequence ATGAATTCTTTTGCCAAAGAAATAAAATTAATTAATATTGAAGAAGAATTAAAAAATTCTTATCTAGATTATGCAATGTCAGTAATCATCGGTAGAGCTTTACCAGATATAAGAGACGGATTAAAACCAGTACATAGACGAATATTATATGCAATGTATGTATTAGGTAATACCTATAATAAAGCTTACAAAAAAACAGCTAGAATAGTAGGAGATGTTATCGGTAAATATCATCCACATGGTGATAATGCAGTATATGATACGATTGTGAGATTAGTTCAATCATTTTCATTAAGATATCCCTTAATTAAGGGACAGGGAAATTTTGGCTCTATTGATGGAGATTCAGCTGCAGCTATGCGTTATACGGAAATTAAAATGGCTAAAATAGCTCAGGAAATTATTAATGATTTAGAGAAAAATACAGTTAATTATTTATCTAATTATGACGGAACAGAAAAGATTCCTGAAATAATGCCTACTAAAATACCTAATCTATTAATAAATGGATCATCAGGAATAGCTGTAGGTATGACTACTAATATACCTCCTCATAATATTACTGAGATAATCAATGGTTGTTTAGCTTATATAAATAATAATAAAATTTCTATAAAAGAATTAATGCATTATATTCCAGGCCCAGATTTTCCTACATCAGGTATTATTTATGGTATAAATGGTATTAAAAATGCTTATTCTACAGGTAAAGGAAAAATTTTTCTCAGAGGACGTACTAAAATTATTAAAAATAAACAAAAAAATTATAAAACTATTATAATTTATGAATTACCTTATCAAGTTAATAAGGCTAAATTAATAAAAAAAATAGCTTTATTAATAAAAGAGAAAAAAATTAAGGGAATTAAAACTTTAAGAGATGAATCAGATAAAGATGGAATAAGAATTTTAATTAAAGTAAAAATGGATATTTCTACTAATGTTATTTTAAATCATTTATATACATTAACATCTTTACAAACTACTTTTAGTATAAATATGATTTCCTTATATAAGGGTGAGCCTGTATTAATGTCTTTAAAAAATATTATTAGAGCTTTTATTTCTCATCGGCGTGAAATAGTAATAAGAAGAACAAATTATCAAATTAATAAAACTCGTAATAAAGCACATATATTAGAAGGATTAATAGTTGCTTTATTAAATATACAAGAAATAATAGAAATTATACGTTCTGATAAAATATCAGAAAATATAAAAAATAAAATTTGTACAAAATCTTGGAAAATACCAGATATATCACAATTATTCTTATTTCAAGAACAAAAACTGTTAAATAGTTATTTAACTAATTCTAATTTAGTAAAATTTAATCAAAATTATCATTTTAGCAATGATCAAGTTACAGCTATTTTAAATTTAAAATTAAATAAATTAACAAAATTAGAATATAAAAAATTATGTATTGAATATCAAAATTTAATATATAAAATTTCTAAATTAGTTAAAATTATTAATAATTATAAATATTTAATGCAAGTAATATACAATGAATTAATTATAATTAAAAAAGAATTTGGAGATAATAGAAAAACTGAAATTATTTTAGATAAAAATACACCTATTATAAATACAAAAGATTTAATTAAATATGAACAAGTTATTATTACTTTATCTTATCAAGGATATATAAAATATCAAAAAATTGATGAATATCATCTACAACATAGAGGAGGTAAAGGAAAATTAACTACAAAATTAAAAGAAAATGATTTTATTTATAAAATTTTAATCGCTTATACTCATGATAATATTTTATTATTTTCTAATATAGGTAGATTATATTGGTTAAAAGTATATAATATTCCTAAATTTAGTAGATTTTCTCAAGGCAAACCTATTATTAATTTAGTTCCTTTAAAAAAAAATGAAAAAATTACTAGTTTATTAATAGTAAACGAATATAGAAATAATTCTAATTTAATTATGGCAACTAAACAAGGAATAGTAAAAAAAACTAATTTAAAACATTTTAGTCATCCACGAACTAAAGGTATTATCGCAATTAAATTAAAAAAAAATGATGTTTTAATCGGAGTATCCATTATAGATATAAAAGATAAAATTATGTTATTTACTTCACAAGGAAAAGTAGTAAAATTTTGTGAAACAAAAGTTAGACCTATGGGAAGAAATACAACAGGTGTAAAAGGAATTAATATTTTAAAACAAAAAAATGATTTTGTTGTTTCATTAACTATTATTAAACCCCTTTTTAAGGGTAATATTTTTACCATAACAGAAAATGGATATGGTAAATGTACAAATAATAAATTATTTCCTACAAGATCTAGATATACTAAAGGAATTTTATCTATGATAATTAATAAAAGAAATGGATTATTAGTAGGATCTTTAAGGGTTAAAAAAAATAACCAAGTTATTATAATAACAAATATGGGTACATTAATACGTATTAATATATCTGAAATTTGTGTTATTGGACGTAATACTAAAGGTGTTATCATAATTAAAACTAAATTTAATGAAAAAATCATAGGATTACAAAAAATTTAA
- the mutS gene encoding DNA mismatch repair protein MutS, whose protein sequence is MTPMIKQYLKLKKQYPKIILFYRLGDFYEMFFQDAKKASRLLNIVLTKRGKINGKPIPMAGIPVNKVENYLSKLIKLGESIAICEQIENTNLLYKKKILDRKIVRIITPGTVSDDILLNNHVDNLLAAIYQDKKLGFGYATLNISSGDFRITENNDINIIAGELQRTNPIELLYPENFNNMDLIKKIKFTQCRPLWEFDIDISVQKLNMQFGTKNLKSFGIENSFIAIKAAGCLLQYVQDTQKVYLPHINNIYLENHNNEIILDENTRKNLEIINSISGNNNNTLIKVLDYTVTTMGSRLLKRWLNNPIRNTKIILNRQKNISILQQYYLKFQKNLLKISDIERIIARLALKTAKPNDLVSLRNTLMYLPKINKIMNIIDICEIKSKILNLGLFSKLKELLIKSIKKKPSLSLKDGNVIATGYNPLLDKLRKFSQDSKKYLSFLEQKERKLLKLEKLKIGFNTINGYYIQINKNFKLNIPNKYIQIQTLKNFNRYTIPELQKYQKDTLFSKEKLLNLEKTLYNELFYYINPFLKNLQELSLYLSELDVLCNLAERSLTLNYTCPLINEEIGISLTNSRHPVVENMRKLPFIPNNIFLTKKNHMLIITGPNMGGKSTYMRQIALIILMTYIGSYVPADKAIIGPIDRIFTRIGSTDDISSGLSTFMVEMIETANILRNATTKSLVLMDEVGRGTSTHDGLAIAWACAENIAKKIKSLTLFATNYIELTILKDTNKCIKNVYFDAMELNNSIVFLHKIKNGSINKNYGLFVASLAGIPKEVINQAKKKIKQLENHNTLN, encoded by the coding sequence ATGACACCTATGATAAAACAATATTTAAAATTAAAAAAACAATATCCTAAAATTATCCTATTTTATAGATTAGGAGATTTTTATGAAATGTTTTTTCAAGATGCTAAAAAAGCATCTAGATTATTAAATATTGTATTAACTAAAAGAGGAAAAATTAATGGGAAACCTATACCTATGGCAGGTATACCAGTTAATAAAGTTGAAAATTATTTATCTAAATTAATTAAATTAGGAGAATCAATAGCTATTTGTGAACAAATAGAAAATACAAATTTATTATATAAAAAAAAAATTTTGGATAGGAAAATAGTTCGTATTATTACACCTGGAACAGTTAGCGATGATATTTTATTAAATAATCATGTTGATAATTTATTAGCTGCTATTTATCAGGACAAAAAATTAGGATTTGGTTATGCAACATTAAATATTAGTTCTGGTGATTTTAGAATTACAGAAAATAATGATATTAATATAATTGCAGGAGAATTACAAAGAACAAATCCTATCGAATTATTATATCCAGAAAATTTTAATAATATGGATCTAATAAAAAAAATAAAATTTACTCAATGTAGACCATTATGGGAATTTGATATAGATATATCTGTACAAAAATTAAATATGCAATTTGGAACTAAAAATTTAAAAAGTTTTGGTATTGAAAATTCATTTATAGCTATTAAAGCTGCAGGTTGTTTACTTCAGTATGTTCAAGATACTCAAAAAGTATATTTACCTCATATTAATAATATTTATTTAGAAAACCATAATAATGAAATTATTTTAGATGAAAATACTCGTAAAAATTTGGAAATTATTAATAGTATTTCTGGAAATAATAATAATACCCTAATCAAAGTATTAGATTATACTGTAACTACTATGGGGAGTCGCTTATTAAAGCGTTGGTTAAATAATCCTATAAGAAATACAAAAATTATTTTAAATAGGCAAAAAAATATCTCTATATTACAACAATATTATTTAAAATTTCAAAAAAATTTATTAAAAATTAGTGATATTGAAAGAATTATTGCTAGATTAGCATTAAAAACAGCTAAACCTAATGATTTAGTTTCTTTAAGAAATACATTGATGTATTTACCTAAAATTAATAAAATAATGAATATTATAGATATTTGTGAAATAAAGTCAAAAATTTTAAATTTAGGATTATTTTCTAAATTAAAAGAATTATTAATAAAATCTATAAAAAAAAAACCTTCATTATCTTTAAAAGATGGTAATGTTATAGCTACTGGATATAATCCTTTGTTAGATAAATTAAGAAAATTTTCACAAGATTCTAAAAAATATTTATCTTTTTTAGAACAAAAAGAACGAAAATTATTAAAATTAGAAAAATTAAAAATAGGTTTTAATACAATTAATGGATATTATATTCAAATTAATAAAAATTTTAAATTAAATATACCGAATAAATATATTCAAATCCAAACTTTAAAAAATTTCAATAGATATACAATCCCAGAATTACAAAAATATCAAAAAGATACTTTATTTTCTAAAGAAAAACTTTTAAATTTAGAAAAAACTTTATATAATGAATTATTTTATTATATAAATCCTTTTTTAAAAAATCTACAAGAATTATCATTATATTTATCAGAATTAGATGTGTTATGTAATTTAGCTGAACGTTCTTTAACTTTAAATTATACTTGTCCTCTTATTAATGAAGAAATAGGAATATCTTTAACTAATTCAAGACATCCTGTTGTAGAAAATATGAGAAAACTACCATTTATACCTAATAATATATTTTTAACAAAAAAAAATCATATGTTAATAATAACAGGACCTAATATGGGAGGGAAAAGCACGTACATGAGACAAATTGCATTAATTATTTTAATGACTTATATAGGAAGTTATGTTCCGGCAGATAAAGCTATTATAGGACCAATAGATAGAATATTTACTAGAATAGGATCAACTGATGATATTTCTTCTGGATTATCTACTTTTATGGTAGAAATGATAGAAACAGCAAATATTTTAAGAAATGCAACAACTAAAAGTTTAGTATTAATGGATGAAGTAGGAAGAGGAACTTCGACACATGATGGTTTAGCTATTGCATGGGCTTGTGCAGAAAATATAGCAAAAAAAATTAAATCACTTACTTTATTTGCTACTAATTATATTGAATTAACTATTTTAAAAGATACAAATAAATGTATAAAAAATGTATATTTTGATGCAATGGAATTAAATAATTCCATTGTTTTTTTACATAAAATTAAAAATGGATCAATTAATAAAAATTATGGTTTATTTGTAGCATCCTTAGCAGGAATTCCTAAAGAAGTTATTAATCAGGCAAAAAAAAAAATTAAACAATTAGAAAATCATAATACTTTAAACTAA
- a CDS encoding Bax inhibitor-1/YccA family protein, whose product MIEYPNFKSTTLLKKEKNYYIQKYFRKVYGWMFCGLLLTAFIAWYVSNTIQITNYLLSNKYFLLSICFVQFVLVFTISGFINQLSGKTLTTLFMFYSCLTGFTTAGIFSIYNQNTIFTAFITTSLTFLFMCIWGFFTKKDLSNLGNIIIMGIIGTLIASFINLWLQNSLITSIVNYLGVIFFTLIIAYDTQKLKNIAKKISLNEHDQDNLRRYAILGALMLYLDFINLFFIILRMISNNDDDK is encoded by the coding sequence ATGATAGAATATCCAAATTTTAAAAGTACTACTTTATTAAAAAAAGAAAAAAATTATTATATACAAAAATATTTTCGAAAAGTATATGGATGGATGTTTTGTGGTTTATTATTAACTGCGTTTATTGCTTGGTATGTGTCTAATACAATACAAATTACAAATTATTTATTAAGTAATAAATATTTTTTATTAAGTATATGTTTTGTACAATTTGTATTAGTTTTTACTATTTCTGGTTTTATAAATCAATTATCTGGAAAAACATTAACTACTTTATTTATGTTTTATTCATGTTTAACAGGATTTACAACAGCTGGAATATTTTCCATATATAATCAAAATACTATTTTTACAGCATTTATAACTACATCATTAACTTTTTTATTTATGTGTATTTGGGGTTTTTTTACTAAAAAAGATTTGAGTAATTTAGGTAATATAATAATAATGGGGATTATTGGTACATTAATTGCTTCTTTTATAAATTTATGGTTACAAAATAGTTTAATAACATCTATAGTTAATTATCTTGGTGTAATTTTTTTTACATTAATTATAGCTTATGATACTCAAAAACTAAAAAATATTGCTAAAAAAATTAGTTTAAATGAACATGATCAAGATAATTTAAGAAGATATGCTATTTTAGGTGCACTTATGCTATATTTAGATTTTATTAATTTATTCTTTATAATATTACGTATGATCAGTAATAATGATGATGATAAATAA
- the rsmH gene encoding 16S rRNA (cytosine(1402)-N(4))-methyltransferase RsmH: protein MISHIPVLLKESVNSLNIKKNGTYIDATYGCGGHTKLILSRLGNQGKIYAIDRDLKTLLKHQILDKRIVYVNNNFSNLQNLFNNKTGIIDGILFDLGISSFQLNNPERGFSYIFNGPLDMRINQNEKITAYDLLNNINVKKLSKILKIYGEEKYHKKIAYNIKKYISNNKLNNTHDLSSIISIVSKKNKFKHPAKRSFQAIRIFLNKEIEELKKGLNISLKLLKIGGIISIISFHSIEDRIIKMFMKKHSSYQNQINNKLPLTEEQINFFYLQNKKLTLKIIGKIFPNKNEILKNSRSRSAILRIAQKI, encoded by the coding sequence ATGATAAGTCATATTCCAGTTTTATTAAAAGAATCTGTTAATAGTTTAAATATTAAAAAAAATGGAACATATATAGATGCGACATATGGTTGTGGAGGACATACAAAATTAATTTTATCTAGATTAGGTAATCAGGGAAAAATTTATGCTATAGATCGTGATCTAAAAACATTATTGAAACATCAAATATTAGATAAAAGAATTGTTTATGTTAATAATAATTTTTCAAATTTACAAAACTTATTTAATAATAAAACAGGTATAATAGATGGTATCTTATTTGATTTAGGTATTTCTTCATTCCAATTAAATAATCCTGAAAGAGGTTTTTCTTATATATTTAATGGACCATTAGATATGCGTATAAATCAAAATGAAAAAATTACTGCTTATGATTTATTAAATAATATAAATGTAAAAAAATTATCAAAAATATTAAAAATATATGGTGAAGAAAAATATCATAAAAAAATAGCATATAATATTAAAAAGTATATATCTAATAATAAATTAAATAATACACATGATTTATCATCTATAATATCGATAGTTAGTAAAAAAAATAAATTTAAACATCCAGCAAAAAGATCTTTTCAAGCTATAAGAATTTTCTTAAATAAAGAAATAGAAGAATTAAAAAAAGGATTAAATATTTCATTAAAATTATTAAAAATAGGAGGAATTATATCAATAATTAGTTTTCATTCTATAGAAGATAGAATTATAAAAATGTTTATGAAAAAACATAGTTCCTATCAAAATCAAATTAATAATAAATTGCCTTTAACGGAAGAACAGATAAATTTTTTTTATCTCCAAAATAAAAAATTAACATTAAAAATTATTGGTAAAATTTTTCCTAATAAAAATGAAATTTTAAAAAATTCAAGATCTAGAAGCGCAATATTACGTATTGCACAAAAAATATAA
- the murE gene encoding UDP-N-acetylmuramoyl-L-alanyl-D-glutamate--2,6-diaminopimelate ligase: MNISLFSLQKLLNNYIKHDLIKNILINKIVLDSRKIKGKYCLFIAIKGCKYDGKNFITQAILKGVVAILTYSDKKTLPYTIEVKKKIPIIYLPNLLEQISYLAGTLYNHPSKKIPIIGITGTNGKTSITHFLMQWIRLLGYKPAILSTIGNGFYKNLIKTNNTTDSAVEIQSTLEKFVNQKADIVIMEVSSHGLDQYRVANIIFSIGIFTNLTRDHLDYHINMKNYELSKWRFFSNHKIKKKIINIDDNIGLKWCKKLSNVTVITTKLKNLLYQSNLFVYIKKIIYLSDHTIIKFNSIWGNGEIKTNLIGQFNVINIILCMATLLNLNFPLKKLVKTVSKIFPIPGRMQKVFFKKKYTNIIIDYAHTPDALKNVLLTLKLNVKGKIWCIFGCGGERDIGKRSIMGYIATKYADIIILTTDNPRKENIHSIINDIKTGCITLKNVYIILNRIKAISYAISHSVKTDTILVAGKGHENYQIIGNKIFNYSDFNAIQKILKNIK; encoded by the coding sequence TTGAATATTTCTTTATTTAGTTTGCAAAAATTATTAAATAATTATATTAAACATGATTTAATAAAAAATATTTTAATAAATAAAATTGTTTTAGATAGCAGAAAAATTAAAGGTAAATATTGTTTATTTATAGCAATTAAAGGATGTAAATATGATGGTAAAAATTTTATAACACAAGCTATATTAAAAGGAGTAGTAGCAATATTAACGTATTCTGATAAAAAAACATTACCTTATACTATAGAAGTAAAAAAAAAAATACCTATCATTTATTTACCAAATTTACTTGAACAAATTTCATATCTTGCAGGTACATTATATAATCATCCAAGTAAAAAAATTCCCATAATAGGAATTACTGGAACTAATGGAAAAACAAGTATTACACATTTTTTAATGCAATGGATCAGATTGTTAGGTTATAAACCTGCTATTTTAAGTACTATAGGAAATGGATTTTATAAAAATTTAATTAAAACAAATAATACAACTGATTCTGCTGTAGAAATACAATCTACATTAGAAAAGTTTGTAAATCAAAAAGCAGATATTGTAATTATGGAAGTTTCGTCACATGGATTAGATCAATATAGAGTAGCTAATATAATATTTTCTATTGGAATTTTTACAAATTTAACAAGAGATCATTTAGATTATCATATTAATATGAAAAATTATGAATTGTCTAAATGGAGATTTTTTTCTAATCACAAAATAAAAAAAAAAATTATTAATATTGATGATAATATAGGATTAAAATGGTGTAAAAAATTATCGAATGTTACAGTTATTACTACTAAATTAAAGAATTTATTATATCAATCAAATCTATTTGTATATATAAAAAAAATAATTTATTTATCTGATCATACCATTATTAAATTTAATTCTATTTGGGGTAATGGAGAAATAAAAACAAATTTAATAGGTCAATTTAATGTAATAAATATAATATTATGTATGGCTACATTATTAAATTTAAATTTTCCTTTAAAAAAATTAGTTAAAACAGTATCAAAAATATTTCCTATCCCAGGAAGAATGCAAAAAGTTTTTTTTAAAAAAAAATATACTAACATAATAATTGATTATGCTCATACTCCTGATGCACTTAAAAATGTTTTATTAACTCTTAAATTAAATGTTAAAGGAAAAATATGGTGTATTTTTGGATGTGGAGGAGAAAGAGATATAGGGAAAAGATCAATCATGGGATATATAGCTACAAAATATGCTGATATTATAATTTTAACTACTGATAATCCTAGAAAGGAAAACATTCATAGCATTATTAATGATATAAAAACAGGATGTATTACATTAAAAAATGTTTATATCATTTTAAATAGAATTAAAGCTATTTCTTATGCAATCTCTCATTCAGTAAAAACTGATACTATTTTAGTAGCTGGTAAAGGACATGAAAATTATCAAATTATAGGTAATAAAATTTTTAATTATTCAGATTTTAATGCTATTCAAAAAATCTTAAAAAATATAAAATGA
- a CDS encoding UDP-N-acetylmuramoyl-tripeptide--D-alanyl-D-alanine ligase: MNELISLKKLSQIVNGKLIGNNIKILNFSIDSKKIKQKCIFIAICGNKFDGHFFINDAIKNGALAILVHKYTNINIPQIIVLDTTIGLAKLSLWKRIKFKHDVIGITGSSGKTSVKEMTVSILKNKNKTIFTEKNMNNHIGVPLTLLKLQNQYKYAVIEIGGNKINDISYIANLVKPDVALINNISESHLEGFKSLKNIIKNKSDIFKYLKNKGIAIINYDDKNQKKILKKLSNDKNIFTFSLQNNKTDFFAKNIIILPNKIKFLLISPIGEILIKLFLIGGGIHNIYNALASAALSFSVGSTLEEIAIGLKNFKSIKGRMYPIIIGHNKLIINDTYNANPNSVSIAINILKNFPGKKILVIGDMLELGIYTIFYHKKIKKLILKSNIDYIFSIGKYSYYFIKKNIKSQHFSNKNMLVNQLFLIIKNFNHYTILFKGSRKNKIEILIKMLLEKLKC; encoded by the coding sequence ATGAACGAATTAATTAGTTTAAAAAAACTATCACAAATAGTAAATGGTAAATTAATTGGTAATAATATTAAAATATTAAATTTTTCTATAGATAGTAAAAAAATTAAACAAAAATGTATTTTTATCGCTATCTGTGGTAATAAATTTGACGGACATTTTTTTATTAATGATGCCATTAAAAATGGTGCATTAGCTATATTAGTACATAAATATACTAATATTAATATTCCTCAAATTATTGTATTAGATACTACTATAGGATTAGCTAAATTGAGTTTATGGAAAAGGATAAAATTTAAACATGATGTAATCGGTATTACTGGATCATCAGGTAAAACATCAGTTAAAGAAATGACTGTATCTATTCTAAAAAATAAAAATAAAACTATTTTTACTGAAAAAAATATGAATAACCATATTGGTGTTCCTTTAACATTATTAAAATTACAAAATCAATATAAATATGCCGTAATTGAAATAGGTGGAAATAAAATTAACGATATTTCTTATATTGCTAATTTAGTAAAACCTGATGTTGCATTAATTAATAATATATCAGAATCCCATTTAGAAGGTTTTAAATCTTTAAAAAATATTATTAAAAATAAAAGTGATATTTTTAAATATTTAAAAAATAAAGGAATCGCAATTATTAATTATGATGATAAAAATCAAAAAAAAATTTTAAAAAAATTAAGTAATGATAAAAACATTTTTACCTTTTCTTTACAAAATAATAAAACAGACTTTTTTGCTAAAAATATAATAATATTACCTAATAAAATTAAATTTTTATTAATTTCACCTATAGGTGAAATTTTAATTAAATTATTTCTTATTGGTGGAGGAATACATAATATTTATAATGCATTAGCATCAGCAGCATTATCATTTTCTGTAGGATCTACTTTAGAAGAAATAGCAATTGGATTAAAAAATTTTAAATCTATTAAAGGAAGAATGTATCCAATTATTATTGGTCATAATAAACTTATTATAAATGATACATATAATGCGAATCCAAATTCGGTAAGTATAGCTATTAATATTTTAAAAAATTTTCCTGGTAAAAAAATTTTAGTTATTGGTGATATGTTAGAATTAGGTATTTACACTATTTTTTATCATAAAAAAATAAAAAAATTAATTTTAAAATCTAACATAGATTATATTTTTAGTATTGGTAAATATAGTTATTATTTTATTAAAAAAAATATAAAATCACAACATTTTTCCAATAAAAATATGTTAGTAAATCAATTATTTTTAATAATTAAAAATTTTAACCATTATACTATTTTATTTAAAGGATCACGTAAAAATAAAATAGAAATATTAATTAAAATGTTATTGGAGAAATTAAAATGTTAA